TCAGGGGGGGATCATCTCGTCCCTtggggaagggatggagaggggtGCCGGTCCCTTGGGCTGTGTCACCAGTGCCTCGTCCCCTCCGTCCCcccccaggcagagccctggATCTTCAAGAAGTGGTTTGGTCGCTCGGCACCGGAGGACGGGGACGAAGAGCCCACGGATGTCCCTGAGGTGCCACCAGCTGCAACAGAGGTGAAGAAGAGCCGGgagaagaagctggagaagaaggaagagaagaccCGGGAGGGCCGTGCTGCCCAGGCAGAGCGGAGCAGCCGGAGGGAGGCACGAGCCAAGGACAGGGCGCCGGGGGACAAGCCCAGCAAAGCCCCCAGGGCCCCCGGGaaccagagcagcagccccagaaGAAGCGGGCCCGGGAGGTGAAGGAGAGCCGGCGGGAGCGGGACGAGCCCAGGAAGGAGGGGTGGAAGGGCCGTCCTGGCAGGGCCAACGGCGGCAGGGAGAGCCCGAAGCGGGACTGGCGGCAGCAGAAGGGCAGGAAGCCCTGGGAGCCGGCAGCCGCCCCGGGGAAGGACGGCACCGCCAGGCCCAGGGAGGGCAAGAGGCGCGACTGAGGCGAGGGTGACCGAGGGGCTCGATGATGCTGAATCCAGGGGGGTCCAACCCCGCCACTGCCCCCGGCAAGGgcaccctgctgctccctgcctgcactccAGAAACatccccaggctggcagcacgGGCAGTGCAGGCAGCGCTCCAGGATCTCCAAGCAGCGGCAGAGCGGCCCAGGAGCCTGGCACGAGCTTCCCCAGGGACTTTGGGCCCCCCTGGATTAGATGCACAAAGGCAACCCGAAAGGACCGGAGGAAGGAGCTTCTCTTCACCTGGGCTTCGCACTATTTCTCTATCCTCACCCGAAATCTCTCTTGCAGTTCATTTTCACTCGTGGCCCCCGAGGAATTGGGGCGGCGCAGTGGGCACAGGGATCCCAGTGAACAGAGTTGTCTCCAGACTGTGTAGCTCTTCAGTTAATGGTTTTattcaaaaagcaaatcaagAGAGAAGTGTATTCTGGGTTAATGAAGCCAGGCTGCAGCCGTCGTCAGAGGGACGTCAGGGGAATGACCACCCCAACCTCGCCGGGCCCCGGTGCCATCGCTGCAGGGTGGCGCGAAGCTTGCTGGTAACAAAACTGGGCTGGAGAGCCCGTCACCCGGGGATCCCTTCGGGCCTTGCCTTCACAGAGTCGCTTTTAGGAACGAAACACAAGTGCAATATCACGCAGCGCTGTAGCAACTACAGGAGACGTTCACAGCCCCAACCCACGGCAGGTTTAAGTATTTGCTAAATCAATAGAggttaaaataaactattttcatttttaataaggtATTAAATcgaatgttttaaaaaaaaaaaacaagaaaagagctTGTCCCTGGTTATGTTTCTGCGTTTTCTGTGCCCCCCCCCATCCGCGACGTACAAGGGCTCAGCGCTAACCCAGGTCCCCACACGGGCTGTGGGACGGGGCCGGTGTGTGCCAGCCTCCAGCCGTGCCCCTGTCAGCCCCGTGGGGATGCTGCAAAGCCCAAGGGCTGGTCCTagccccaggggctgcagccaggacgAGTCCAGGAGCTGCTTTCTGGGGGTTCAGACCCTGCGGCAGCCCCGGCGAGTCTCACTGAGGGCCGGGCTTAGCTGGGAAGATGATCTGGGGCAGCCGGGCTCTCCATGCTGATGCCGGCAGGGACGCGGAGCAGGTGCTTTGGCAGCCGTTTGCACCCGCTCCTATTAATGGTGTGAGCAGCCCAGGAGGTGTAACGGGATCGCTCCCCTCTCTcaaccctccctccctcccctcgcTCCCCCCGGCTCTGGCAGCGTCCCAGGAGCAGGGGCAGCGTGGGGCGATGCAGGCGTGACCCAGCGGGGAGCCCCAAGCCACTGCCAGCGGCTGTCCGTGGCCCCTGGCTCACATGGGGATGGGTCCCCAGATAAAGGCTGGTCCCTGCAAGGGGATTTTGCCTCTTGTTCTGCTTTCGCAGGTGGAGCCGTGTTCCCGGTGGGGGCTTAGTGATGGGCCGTGGGCTGGGAAACGGCCAGAGGATGCTGCGAGTGGGGAGGGGGCTTGGAGGAAGCAACAACTGCCCTGCCTAGCTGCTACGGGAACAGAAGGCAAGGGATAAATAAGCGTAGTCCTGGCTGGATCTGCCAAGCCTTGCCCTCCCACGATGGCCCCGCAGCACCCGTATCCAGCTCAAGCCCCGCTGCAGGGTCAGAGCCACGTTGCAGCACGGCCCCGCAGGCACCTCGGGCATCCCCAGCATCAGGAGCGGGCACAGGGAAAcgctgggctgcagagcagccccccAGGGACTGGCATGGCTACAGACAAACCCAGAACCAGAGTGACGCTAACAAGCCAAACCGTGGGGAAAGGACATGCGGGGAGCTCCCATCTCAGCGAGAAGCACCAGCTCCAGAGCTGCAAGGGcaaactgggagggggggaatggGATAAGGGCGAGTGAGGAGGTGGGCAGGAGCCTCTACCGACAGCCACACTCCTCTGCCACCATGTTGGGGAACTTGCGGACCTCCAGCCCCTCCGTGGAGAGGCTGATGATGAGCTGGTCCGAGTAGCGGACGGGCACACAGCAGGGAGCCCGCTGGAGGGGCGAGCCCCGCTCCTGCATGCCCAGCAGTAGCACCGTGTGCGAGTAGTAGCTGGGGACGCGGGTGGAGAGGGGCAGCTTGCAGGGACCCTCGCAGTTGTTGGCTGCGTAGACGGTGGGCATGACGATGAACTTGCGGTCGTGCAGGTCGATGGTCAGCTCCTGCAGGCGGCAGTGGGCCTGGTGCCGTGCGCTGCGGTTCTGCCGCAGcaccttcctctgctcctgccaaCGCGCCCGCACCGTCTGCAatgccttcagcagcagcagcgcatGCAGCTTCCCAGAGCCGGGCGGCCGCTCACCAGCTTGACCCTCGCCTGGCCCCGGCGGGTAGTAGCAGAAGCTCAGGAGATGCTGGAAAAGCCCCATGTTGGCTTGGAAAGCTGGGATGTCCTTCAGCTCCTGGATCACTGCCTGCAGCTTGCccatcagcagctgcagcacagttCCCTCCGGCTGCCAGTCCCCCAAgtgctgctccagcacagctccGCTGTCCTGGGGGAAAAGCAGCACCGAGGGCTCCTCTGACTGCACCAGACGCTCCAGCGCTGCCTCCTCCGACAGGTTGAGCCGCTGGTGAGGGAGGGTCTCCATCACCTGGAAGTCCAGCCAGtggtgggagctgggctgggtgggCGGCTCGCTGGCGGGACTCAGGACCTGGCGGATGAATCGGGTCAGGATGCCCAGGAACTGGCTGCTGCCGCCGGGCACCGGGGACGAAGTGTTGGCTTGGCTCGGAGCGGTGGGGGACGGCAGCTCCTTGGTCGCGGCCTGGGGTGGGCTGCAAGGAGAACACAGGGAGGGTCACGGGGTCCCCATGTACCCCAGGGGTCCCGGCAGGCCCTGCCCCACATCCTCCCGCTGCGGTCCTGCAGCagaagggctggggctgcccctctctcccccagtTCCCAGCCCCTGTGTTTTTCCATGGCTGTGGCAAGGGCCACGGACCTGAGCTGCGGGTACGGAGCCATGTCCACCACTCCGTCAGCAGAGAGGTAGGAAGAAGGGGCCaaagctgcctcctcctcctcctcctgccgtGACTTGGCCAGCAGGAGCAGCACGGGGGTCATCCTGGTGAAGCATTTGTCATCGGAGCCGAAAAGGAGCTGCTGGGTTTCcgtggggggcaggggggcaccTGGTGGGGAGAGGAGCGGTGAGGACGGTGGTCTGGGGTCTCCCACACGTCCCCACAGCCCCTCGTTACAGACAGGCTTGAGAGGATCCCAAATGGCCAAGTCAGGACACAGAGGGCACGGACACCACCAttccccgccgccgcgggctTCCTGCATCCCTACCTCCCTCTCCGCGATGCCTGATCGCCAGGGAAGCCTCGAAGCTGAGCTGCTCGCTGGTGCGGGTGACGGATGCTACAGTGGCTCCCAGGACCAGGTACTGGGTGTCCCTGGTGAGGCAGAGGCTCTGCACGGAGGCAAAAGACACAGGAGCACCGAGGACGTGGGTGAGGCATCACAGAGGGGACACTCAAATGAGCCCCCCGCTGTGGTCCCTGCTGGCTCGGGATCACCCAGTCCACGGTGGCCCAGGGAGCAGCGAAATGGGAGGGCCGGGACCACCGGGTGCAGAGTGGGCAGCGGGCTTCACCacccagccccagagctgctcGGGAGCCGTGGGGTGCAGGGAGGCCCAGGGACCCCCGGGTGGGCAGAGAGCCCCGAGCGAGCCTGGCCCCAGACCCGCTTCTCCGGGCAGCGGTGCCGCGGCTGCTGCCCCCGGCCAGGCTGGAGAGCCCTGGGGCAGGTGGGGAGCCAGGACCCCCAGAACGGGCTGGGTACCCCCGGCCTTCCCTCTGTCCCTGCCGGGAGCTGGGGACAGGGTAACAGCACCATCTTCAGGCACGGCTCGGCCCCGGCGGGAGGGTGCGACAGGGCAGAGAGATGGCAAAGGGACGGGAGGGGATGGCAAAGGGACCGGGAGAGGATGGCAAAGGGACCGGAGAGGATGGCAAAGGGCCGGGAGGGGATGGGCAAAGGGCGGGAGGGATGGCAAaggggctggaggggatggcaaagggctgggaggggacggcaaagggctgggaggggacggcaaaggggctgggaggggatggcaaaggggctgggaggggacggcaaaggggctgggaggggatggcaaaggggctgggaggggatggCAAAGGGACTGGGAGGGGATGGCAAAGGGACTGGGCCAGCAGAGCCGAGAACCCCCCCCCACCTTCCCTGCTTGCACCCAGGACCGGACCCCCCGGCTGTGGTCACCCACCTGCTCCCGCACCAGCCCCGTGCCGGtggccagcagctcctctcGGTGCCCGGCGCCCGGCCCCTCTCGGCTGCCCAGGTAGAAGAGCAGCAAGGCGACCCGCAGCTCTCCCAGCGACCGGCCCACCTCTGCCTGGAAAACCAGCTTGAACCACAGCTTCGCCTGGGCTTCCCACTTCactggaaaggagaagacagaggGGGTGAATCGCCCCTCCAGCGGCCGCGGGGCTCCTGGAGGGGTGATGGGTGAGGAAGGGGCTGCGGGGCCAAGCACCGGTCCcatgcagcagccagagcatctGAGACGGGAGCCGACAGGGAATAGGGACACGGCAAATCCCCTTCCCCAGTTTCAGGGAGGTCGGtcagcagggcagagcctgcAGCCCCGGCGAGCAGGGGGCTGCCTCgctcccagagcagctctggcaAATTTTCATGGGCAGATCCCTATGGAAATCTCTTCTCCCATGGCAGCTCCTCTGGTGGCTTAGGGACATTGTGACTGTTGCATCgcagccagcagcactgcccggGGAAAAGCCACTTCCCCAGCTGCCCGGCACTGGGGAGTTCAGCTGAAAATCCAAAAtccaggaggggaggaagagacttcaagaaaagagaaacaaccGTGACACTCTTGCTATGCGGGAGGCCAGATTAAAACCGAGGGTTGAGCTCTCCCTCAAGCACAGCACTTACCACCGAGACAGGACAGAGGGATGCGCGTTGCTGGTTTTCGCATAAGGCTGAAGCTGCACAAGCAAGCCCAGGACCCAGGGCTCCTCGGCAACATCGAGCAGGAGAGATCGGCACGTGCTGCAGCCGACTGCGAGCAGCCGGGCTCACGCCACAGCAGGACCAGGCAGGTCCACTCGTCGGaccctctcctctctttccccaaTCAGACAGAGCTGGCACGGGGTCCTAACCCGCGTCATTAAGGCAGAAAGTGAGAAACGCTCGTAATCTcgaaagcagagcagaagccaCCAAGACTGTGGCACCTGGGCGTTAGTCACAGGCAGGGACAAGGCACCCTGTTGCACACAAGCTATCATCACTACTAAAGCTTCTTAAAAATGTACCCAGAAAGACATTTTACTGTATCGcttcactgattttaaaaggaaccCAACCCCACaaatttaattctgtgtttAAATCTCTAATTTAGGGCAAGCAAACAGCATCAGCCTCCCCGAGCCCTGTGTTTGCCCCGCTCCGCTCAGCCTCGGGCGCAGGGATTTCACACCAACCTTCCTCCAGATGC
This region of Gymnogyps californianus isolate 813 chromosome 24, ASM1813914v2, whole genome shotgun sequence genomic DNA includes:
- the AMH gene encoding muellerian-inhibiting factor — translated: MKAALRVLLPCLVLLLPSAALPRKGSTGERISPINRLELSLPEELGLEAEERKRENASLQERARPSSAARSRMTAATRLFLKPDPGAKCLQGMAEDGGIGWSGSSLHPWPLGGLEGPVCRVKMDQDGLTPRHLEVVGVLTHYESSFVKLLRQHTSWDESYLETFGLCPAGEAGAALHPLKHIHAHVVEPGQDRFLVLHLEEVKWEAQAKLWFKLVFQAEVGRSLGELRVALLLFYLGSREGPGAGHREELLATGTGLVREQSLCLTRDTQYLVLGATVASVTRTSEQLSFEASLAIRHRGEGGAPLPPTETQQLLFGSDDKCFTRMTPVLLLLAKSRQEEEEEAALAPSSYLSADGVVDMAPYPQLSPPQAATKELPSPTAPSQANTSSPVPGGSSQFLGILTRFIRQVLSPASEPPTQPSSHHWLDFQVMETLPHQRLNLSEEAALERLVQSEEPSVLLFPQDSGAVLEQHLGDWQPEGTVLQLLMGKLQAVIQELKDIPAFQANMGLFQHLLSFCYYPPGPGEGQAGERPPGSGKLHALLLLKALQTVRARWQEQRKVLRQNRSARHQAHCRLQELTIDLHDRKFIVMPTVYAANNCEGPCKLPLSTRVPSYYSHTVLLLGMQERGSPLQRAPCCVPVRYSDQLIISLSTEGLEVRKFPNMVAEECGCR